The following proteins come from a genomic window of Flavobacterium crocinum:
- a CDS encoding RagB/SusD family nutrient uptake outer membrane protein translates to MKNLKYIYLGLVSAAMFTAASCQLTEDLDNYKPAYVLEADTAINSETSAELALTGAYATFRQKSSGGAFPIFYLVPDIMSGYSNNGSYSTGPEPLGWATNNPLATGANDTKNIYGGLYDLINRTNWLIEKVTALEDNVFSTPGRKKEILAEAKILRALGHFYLLRTFGQFYDVKSEYGILIRTKPVKNSEISPRNTVAETYTAIIADLDEGIANAPDLRSKKYTNKTFAKGLKARVLLYKGDYTNAAALCQEIITTSGSNFKLEPTYGAIFDHHDSDAVFNSSEILFGTAGESDAGVGIGNFYSGSTANISQVYKNAIAGSITVGSQSIAYDAARTSIFITNVSYGGYYTTKYTSYFTTGTNEMFYHMRMAEVYLILAEASARANNAVTPEALLAINTIRKRAGAVTTGGNGFETYPNTISLPQFLTAVRYEKLAELYAEGGENWFDLIRYDYADGFGTGFKVSDVKASATNSDKFILPIPTESIDAGNHVIKQNPSY, encoded by the coding sequence ATGAAAAATTTAAAATATATATACCTGGGTTTAGTAAGTGCTGCAATGTTTACCGCTGCTTCCTGCCAGTTAACAGAAGATTTAGACAATTACAAACCGGCTTATGTCTTGGAAGCAGACACGGCAATTAACAGCGAAACGTCAGCAGAATTAGCACTGACAGGTGCTTATGCCACATTTAGGCAAAAAAGCTCGGGAGGTGCCTTTCCGATATTTTACTTAGTGCCGGATATTATGAGCGGTTACAGTAATAACGGTTCATACAGTACTGGACCCGAACCATTAGGCTGGGCGACAAATAATCCGCTTGCCACCGGAGCCAATGATACAAAAAATATCTACGGAGGATTGTATGATTTAATCAATCGTACCAACTGGCTTATCGAAAAAGTAACCGCATTAGAGGATAACGTTTTTAGTACTCCAGGAAGAAAAAAGGAGATTTTGGCCGAAGCTAAAATTTTAAGAGCGCTGGGGCATTTTTACCTGCTTCGTACTTTTGGACAATTTTATGATGTGAAATCAGAATACGGAATTTTAATTAGAACAAAGCCGGTAAAAAATTCAGAAATCAGTCCAAGAAATACAGTGGCGGAAACCTATACTGCTATAATTGCTGACTTAGACGAAGGAATTGCAAATGCCCCGGATCTTAGAAGTAAAAAATACACCAATAAAACCTTTGCCAAAGGCTTAAAAGCAAGAGTACTATTGTATAAAGGGGATTATACCAACGCAGCCGCTTTGTGTCAGGAGATTATTACCACTTCAGGTTCAAACTTTAAACTCGAACCTACTTACGGAGCCATTTTCGACCATCATGATTCGGATGCTGTTTTTAACAGTTCAGAAATTTTATTTGGTACGGCAGGAGAATCAGATGCAGGAGTTGGAATAGGTAATTTTTATAGCGGAAGCACAGCCAATATTTCACAGGTTTATAAAAATGCTATTGCAGGAAGTATAACGGTTGGATCCCAGTCTATTGCATATGATGCTGCCAGGACTTCTATTTTTATAACCAACGTGTCCTACGGAGGGTATTATACCACAAAATATACGTCTTATTTTACCACAGGAACAAACGAAATGTTTTATCATATGCGTATGGCAGAAGTGTATTTGATTTTAGCCGAGGCCAGTGCAAGAGCCAATAATGCTGTAACTCCGGAAGCACTTTTAGCTATTAATACTATTAGAAAGAGAGCAGGAGCTGTAACAACGGGCGGAAATGGCTTTGAAACCTATCCCAATACGATTTCTTTACCTCAGTTTTTAACGGCAGTTCGCTATGAAAAGTTAGCCGAATTGTATGCTGAAGGCGGTGAAAACTGGTTTGATTTAATCAGATATGATTATGCTGACGGATTTGGTACCGGATTTAAAGTATCTGATGTAAAAGCATCGGCTACGAATTCAGATAAATTTATTCTGCCCATTCCAACAGAATCTATAGATGCGGGTAATCATGTCATTAAACAAAACCCATCCTATTAA
- a CDS encoding thioredoxin domain-containing protein codes for MKKIAIVLIMLWGLPKLSAQGISFEHSTFKEVLAKAKAEKKLVFMDCFTTWCGPCKMMAKEIFPQQNVGDYMNANFVSIKMDMEKGEGIELTKTYDVNAYPTLLFMDSDGKVVHRATGADKAEDFIEQAKIAFDPSKQLDNLDKQYQSGKRDLAFLSQYVRALYAAYKLDVIEKVGKEVIPVMKPQQYSTEDGFTVIAHVGLDYKSKVYNYIIKNKKVFIDKPYIGKEDFYYVVGQAVSKYLVGIATKKTLPELDKAIAETEKDYVSPQQSEDKTYYYGRYYLAQKQYDKWFDLNKKQADEAFAKNKKEALSAYINTAYSVAVNPDLEKAGLEEKAITMIENVKNADPEFLAVNFCLANLYLKTKNKEKALENINAYIKKSADKGEEPNTRVLALKTQIENL; via the coding sequence ATGAAAAAAATCGCAATTGTACTAATAATGCTATGGGGGCTTCCAAAGCTCAGTGCCCAAGGAATTTCCTTTGAGCACAGCACTTTCAAAGAAGTACTGGCAAAAGCCAAAGCAGAAAAAAAGCTGGTTTTTATGGATTGTTTTACAACCTGGTGCGGCCCTTGTAAAATGATGGCAAAAGAAATCTTTCCACAGCAGAACGTTGGAGACTACATGAATGCCAATTTTGTAAGCATCAAAATGGATATGGAAAAAGGGGAAGGCATCGAATTGACAAAAACATACGATGTAAATGCTTATCCAACACTGCTTTTTATGGATTCCGACGGTAAAGTGGTACACAGAGCGACAGGAGCAGATAAAGCAGAAGATTTTATTGAGCAGGCCAAAATTGCTTTTGATCCTTCAAAACAGTTAGACAATCTTGATAAACAATATCAGTCTGGCAAACGTGATCTTGCTTTTTTGTCACAGTACGTAAGAGCTTTATATGCCGCTTACAAATTGGATGTTATTGAAAAAGTGGGTAAAGAAGTTATTCCGGTAATGAAACCGCAACAGTATTCCACAGAAGATGGTTTCACGGTTATTGCACATGTTGGACTTGATTATAAAAGCAAAGTCTACAATTACATAATTAAAAATAAAAAAGTATTTATTGACAAACCTTATATTGGAAAAGAGGATTTTTATTACGTAGTTGGTCAGGCAGTATCAAAATACCTGGTTGGTATTGCAACAAAAAAAACACTTCCGGAATTAGACAAAGCGATTGCAGAAACTGAAAAAGATTATGTTTCTCCACAGCAAAGTGAGGATAAAACATACTATTACGGTCGGTATTATCTAGCTCAAAAGCAATACGATAAATGGTTTGACTTGAATAAAAAACAAGCAGACGAAGCCTTTGCAAAAAACAAGAAAGAAGCATTGTCGGCCTATATTAATACAGCTTACAGCGTAGCTGTTAATCCTGATTTAGAAAAAGCAGGATTAGAAGAAAAAGCAATTACAATGATTGAAAATGTGAAAAATGCAGATCCGGAATTCCTTGCTGTAAACTTTTGCTTAGCAAATCTGTACCTGAAAACTAAAAATAAAGAAAAAGCTTTGGAAAACATTAACGCCTATATCAAAAAATCTGCAGATAAAGGAGAGGAACCCAATACAAGAGTCCTTGCCCTGAAAACACAAATCGAAAATTTATAA
- a CDS encoding TlpA disulfide reductase family protein codes for MKHLSILTITLLGLLFIALNFKAAAQQKFHIDGTITGLTNGKIYTYKNNEVVPIEVKNGKFQIENEMDEPVYNLSVTKDAEVNHSDRRTFMFVCVEPGTQTLKLDYSDFRKGILKGSKTQDDSYRYDADQDKIKNKYKKGFDKLEALRKKYDDAVAAKKDEKTTDAINNEIDDAKELLEPAYKEMTAATLKFIKDNPESYFSMSTLLYYLSGMTYEEAKNYYDSFNPLYKNTKMANQLAAEIEKMKKGIPGTPAATFNTKDINGNPLKLDDFKGKYVLIDFWASWCIPCRKGNPHLLKLYAQYKPKGLEILGVSDDDSEQDKWKKAVEKDGIGVWHHILRGLQYKKGTYERINIDQDISESYNIQALPTKILVDPNGIIVARYSEEDEAKMDEDLAAIFKAK; via the coding sequence ATGAAACATTTAAGTATATTAACAATAACGCTTTTGGGTCTGCTTTTCATTGCGTTAAATTTTAAAGCAGCAGCACAGCAAAAATTTCATATTGATGGTACAATTACAGGTTTGACCAATGGTAAAATCTATACGTATAAAAATAATGAAGTGGTACCGATAGAAGTAAAAAACGGTAAGTTTCAGATTGAAAATGAAATGGACGAACCGGTTTATAATCTCAGTGTTACAAAAGATGCTGAGGTTAATCACAGTGACCGGAGAACTTTTATGTTTGTTTGTGTAGAGCCTGGAACACAGACCTTAAAATTAGATTATTCAGATTTTAGAAAAGGTATTTTGAAAGGATCAAAAACTCAGGACGACAGTTATAGATATGACGCTGATCAGGACAAGATCAAGAACAAATACAAAAAAGGGTTTGATAAGTTAGAAGCTCTTCGTAAAAAATATGACGATGCCGTGGCTGCTAAAAAAGATGAAAAAACGACAGACGCAATCAACAATGAAATCGATGATGCAAAGGAACTTTTAGAACCTGCTTACAAAGAAATGACGGCTGCTACACTGAAATTTATTAAAGATAATCCTGAGTCTTATTTTAGTATGAGCACGTTGTTGTATTATCTAAGCGGAATGACTTATGAGGAAGCTAAGAATTATTATGACAGTTTTAATCCGTTGTATAAAAATACTAAAATGGCAAATCAGTTAGCAGCTGAAATAGAAAAAATGAAGAAAGGTATTCCAGGCACTCCGGCAGCAACTTTTAATACCAAAGACATTAATGGTAATCCATTAAAACTGGATGATTTTAAAGGAAAATATGTGCTGATCGATTTTTGGGCTTCCTGGTGTATACCATGTCGAAAAGGAAATCCGCATTTATTGAAACTGTATGCCCAATATAAACCAAAAGGACTGGAAATCTTAGGTGTTTCTGATGACGACAGCGAACAGGATAAATGGAAAAAAGCGGTTGAAAAAGACGGGATAGGAGTTTGGCACCACATTTTAAGAGGGCTGCAGTATAAGAAAGGAACTTACGAAAGAATCAATATCGATCAGGACATCAGTGAAAGTTACAATATTCAGGCGTTACCAACCAAAATTTTAGTAGATCCAAACGGAATTATCGTGGCCCGATATAGCGAAGAAGATGAAGCAAAAATGGATGAAGATTTAGCTGCTATTTTTAAAGCTAAATAA
- a CDS encoding TlpA disulfide reductase family protein — MKILNIIKTAVLCLLFQSFTNECEAQGKYKIDGTVTGLKEGKIYVLNGNKKDSVKVSKGKFQINGKIEDPVEYIVIAKTLDQRKMNEKYASFYIEAVPMTVQINYADLSSAKLKGSKTQDDIYKYNAGIEKIKSKYKKELDQFDAVRKKYDDARTAKKSEEVLEAIKNEDSDARDRLEPMNKECEKAAFQFMKDNPKSYYSMYLLRSNSRNLKYDEAKAFYDSFNPLYKKGELAKYLEKEIENMKKGIPGALAGPFNTKDINGNPIKLDDFKGKYVLIDFWASWCVPCRKGNPHLLKLYAEYKPKGLEILGVSDDDRDHDKWKKAVEKDGIGVWKHVLRGLQFKEGTHEKINIDQDIDEGYNIHVLPTKILVGPNGIIVARYDGEEDEAKMDEDLKKIFTNK, encoded by the coding sequence ATGAAAATACTAAATATCATAAAAACAGCAGTTTTATGTCTGCTGTTTCAAAGTTTTACAAACGAATGTGAAGCACAGGGAAAATATAAAATAGACGGAACCGTAACCGGACTTAAGGAAGGAAAAATCTATGTGCTGAATGGAAACAAAAAAGATTCAGTCAAGGTTTCTAAAGGAAAGTTTCAGATCAACGGCAAAATAGAAGATCCTGTAGAATACATTGTGATTGCAAAAACTTTAGACCAAAGAAAAATGAATGAAAAATATGCATCATTTTATATAGAAGCGGTGCCTATGACAGTGCAAATTAATTATGCAGACTTATCATCCGCTAAATTAAAAGGTTCTAAAACACAGGACGATATTTATAAATATAATGCCGGTATCGAAAAGATAAAATCAAAATATAAAAAAGAATTGGATCAGTTTGATGCCGTCAGAAAAAAGTATGATGATGCCCGTACTGCTAAAAAAAGCGAAGAAGTCCTGGAAGCAATTAAAAACGAAGACAGTGATGCAAGAGACCGTTTGGAACCAATGAATAAAGAATGCGAAAAGGCCGCTTTCCAATTTATGAAAGACAATCCGAAATCCTATTACAGTATGTATTTATTAAGATCAAATTCCAGAAATTTAAAGTACGATGAAGCAAAAGCATTTTATGACAGTTTTAATCCCTTATACAAAAAAGGAGAATTGGCGAAATATCTGGAAAAAGAAATCGAAAATATGAAAAAAGGCATTCCGGGTGCTTTGGCAGGACCTTTTAATACCAAAGATATTAACGGAAATCCTATAAAACTGGATGATTTTAAAGGAAAATATGTGCTGATCGATTTTTGGGCTTCCTGGTGTGTACCCTGTAGAAAAGGAAATCCGCATTTGTTGAAATTGTATGCCGAGTATAAACCAAAAGGCTTAGAAATCTTAGGCGTTTCTGATGATGACAGAGATCACGACAAATGGAAAAAGGCGGTTGAAAAAGACGGAATAGGAGTTTGGAAACATGTTCTTCGAGGTCTTCAGTTTAAAGAAGGAACACATGAAAAAATCAATATTGACCAGGACATTGACGAAGGTTATAACATTCATGTACTGCCTACCAAAATTTTAGTGGGTCCCAACGGAATTATCGTGGCCCGATATGATGGCGAAGAAGATGAAGCCAAAATGGATGAAGATTTAAAGAAAATTTTCACAAATAAATAG
- a CDS encoding protein-disulfide reductase DsbD domain-containing protein, translated as MKKIVSILLLFYVIGSNAQIYNPVKWTTSVVKISESEYELIAKASIEKGWHLYSQTVPEEGPLPTKFSFDGKGEYLKKGNTKEEEGHVVSDPIYGMKIKYFENKTIFKQRIKIKDKVPKQINANVEFMACDDSKCLPPKQVELIFKIK; from the coding sequence ATGAAAAAAATAGTTTCGATCCTGCTGCTGTTCTATGTAATAGGCAGTAATGCACAAATATACAATCCGGTAAAATGGACTACAAGTGTTGTAAAAATATCAGAATCAGAATACGAGCTTATAGCGAAAGCCTCCATAGAAAAAGGCTGGCATTTGTATTCGCAGACTGTTCCGGAAGAAGGACCTCTACCAACTAAATTTTCTTTTGACGGTAAAGGCGAATATCTCAAAAAAGGAAACACCAAAGAAGAAGAAGGTCATGTGGTTAGCGATCCCATTTACGGAATGAAAATTAAATATTTCGAGAATAAGACCATTTTTAAACAGCGTATTAAGATTAAGGACAAAGTACCTAAACAAATTAATGCAAATGTAGAATTTATGGCTTGTGATGATAGCAAATGTCTGCCGCCTAAACAAGTAGAACTGATTTTTAAGATTAAATAA
- a CDS encoding protein-disulfide reductase DsbD family protein: MKKVLYLVALLTMTLSFGQKAGPVVWKTVVQKISDTEYILAAEATIPSDCHLYSQNVPGKSTAATTFMFDDSEGGFSLLGNTTENEGKIIEDPVLKIKAKVFEKKAVFKQKIMVSKKLNSINAFVDFTAGNSTALAVQDAELVFDLNKATQFQKETAEGSNNKDQKGLLAIFIISFLSGFAALLTPCVFPMIPMTVSFFTKQSKTKAAGIRNAVIYGISIIIIYVLLGSLVTAVFGADSLNALSTNVWFNLIFFVLLVVFAISFLGAFEIVLPGRLANKVDSQADRGGLIGIFFMALALAVVSFSCTGPIVGTLLVQAASKGGIAPIAGMLGFSMAIALPFSLFAAFPGWLNALPKSGGWLNTVKVVLGFLELALAFKFLSNADLVLQLHFLEREVFVAVWIAVFGALAFYLFGKITLPHDAPLNHISVGRLGLGLLVLTFTIYLIPGLLGAPLKLISGFPPPVHYSESPDGMGTSKSTVSTAEATLPDGAETGPHNIVTFHDYETGMAYAKKQNKPVLLDFTGYACVNCRKMEEKVWPDESILKHLKNDVVVISLYVDDKRELSEEEKIISKITGEKLEYAGQKWSEFQILKYKTNAQPYYVLIDHDGKALNTPTAYNSDIDFYNDWLEQGIKNFKSL, translated from the coding sequence ATGAAAAAAGTATTGTATTTAGTCGCTCTTTTAACCATGACGCTGAGTTTTGGACAAAAGGCAGGGCCGGTAGTATGGAAGACTGTTGTGCAAAAAATCTCTGACACAGAATATATTCTGGCAGCAGAAGCAACGATTCCTTCAGACTGTCATTTGTATTCGCAAAATGTTCCCGGAAAGAGTACAGCGGCCACAACTTTTATGTTTGATGACAGCGAAGGCGGTTTTAGTCTTCTTGGCAATACAACAGAAAATGAAGGTAAAATAATCGAAGATCCTGTTTTAAAAATTAAAGCAAAAGTCTTTGAAAAGAAAGCCGTTTTTAAACAAAAAATAATGGTTTCAAAGAAGTTAAATTCGATCAATGCTTTTGTTGACTTTACAGCGGGAAATTCAACTGCTTTAGCGGTTCAGGATGCTGAACTGGTTTTTGATCTGAATAAAGCAACACAATTTCAAAAAGAAACGGCTGAGGGATCAAATAATAAGGATCAAAAAGGACTTCTGGCCATTTTTATTATTTCGTTTTTATCCGGTTTCGCAGCCTTGCTGACGCCCTGCGTTTTTCCAATGATTCCTATGACCGTTAGTTTCTTTACCAAACAAAGTAAAACCAAAGCGGCGGGGATTAGAAACGCAGTAATCTATGGAATTTCCATAATTATTATTTATGTTTTACTCGGTTCACTTGTAACGGCTGTTTTTGGAGCAGATTCTCTCAATGCCCTTTCAACAAACGTTTGGTTCAATCTGATATTCTTTGTATTATTAGTTGTTTTTGCTATATCATTTCTGGGGGCTTTTGAAATTGTACTTCCTGGCAGACTGGCCAATAAAGTGGATTCTCAGGCAGACAGAGGAGGATTAATTGGCATCTTTTTTATGGCTCTGGCTTTGGCCGTTGTTTCATTTTCATGCACCGGGCCAATTGTCGGGACACTATTAGTTCAGGCGGCTTCAAAAGGCGGAATAGCTCCAATTGCCGGAATGTTGGGTTTTTCTATGGCTATTGCACTTCCGTTTTCCCTATTTGCCGCTTTTCCGGGCTGGTTAAATGCACTGCCAAAATCGGGAGGATGGCTCAATACAGTAAAAGTAGTACTTGGATTTTTGGAACTGGCGCTGGCGTTTAAATTCCTGTCCAATGCAGATTTGGTACTGCAGCTTCACTTTCTGGAGAGAGAAGTCTTTGTAGCAGTATGGATTGCGGTTTTCGGAGCTCTGGCCTTTTATTTATTCGGAAAAATTACGCTTCCTCACGATGCTCCGCTGAATCATATTTCAGTAGGCAGACTCGGACTGGGACTTTTGGTTTTAACCTTTACCATTTATTTAATTCCCGGACTTTTGGGAGCACCTTTAAAATTAATCAGCGGATTTCCTCCACCGGTGCATTACAGTGAATCTCCCGACGGAATGGGAACTTCAAAAAGTACAGTTTCAACAGCAGAAGCAACTTTGCCGGATGGTGCGGAAACAGGACCTCATAATATAGTTACCTTTCATGATTATGAAACAGGAATGGCTTATGCCAAAAAACAAAATAAACCAGTACTTCTCGATTTTACAGGATATGCCTGTGTGAATTGCAGAAAAATGGAAGAGAAAGTATGGCCTGATGAAAGTATTTTAAAACATTTAAAAAATGATGTGGTCGTAATTTCCTTGTATGTTGATGATAAAAGAGAACTTTCTGAAGAAGAAAAGATTATCTCAAAAATTACAGGAGAGAAGTTGGAATACGCAGGTCAGAAATGGAGCGAATTTCAAATTTTGAAATATAAAACCAATGCACAACCTTATTATGTTCTGATCGATCATGACGGAAAAGCCCTTAATACCCCAACAGCTTACAATTCGGATATTGATTTTTACAACGACTGGCTGGAGCAGGGAATTAAGAATTTTAAATCATTGTAA
- a CDS encoding M16 family metallopeptidase: protein MKKSILLGCYLLLFCTLVSAQNTAVNFKKIKELGGIEEYLYQPNGMSVLLLQDNASPVATVQIVYRVGSKHEVLGNTGSTHLLEHLMFKGTPTFNKKNGNTITDVLQNTGAQLNATTWYDRTNYFETLPSDKIELALQIEADRMRNSLLLKEDKEAEMTVVRNEFERGENNPNSLLDKEIWASAYIAHPYHHSTIGWKSDIEKAPIEVLKNFYNTYYWPDNATLTIIGDFKKDNVFELIEKYFGKITKAPHVMPQPYTEEPQQYGPRKIVVRKPGELGVVNKAYKIPGALNEDMPALNILAEIISSGASSILNKTFVDTQMGIYAYANATNFKEVGLFTIGVGFPASSKHEDIDAKISEVVAKIQKEGVTQDEVNRVVANISAQTVLARDGSGVIASELNEAIASGDWTDYVTGVERLKKVTPADVLCVANKYLVEDQSTTGYFIPKQSGNQNQDTAKANNFIPENAPFYYRHPKVEHTGEETASTISSEQKNTMKTAFDDTVIEKTASAYQREKVSGIDVVSVKTSAKDFVTVAASISLGNYASETKNDIIPALTASMLSKGTTLNDKFKFSEKLQKLGVTLNVNASTFKVNIGFKCLKKDLDQVIALLAEELRTPLFDAKEFENLKQQFIGNTQQSLNDPGERGGIALSQSIYPKNNPNYSLSVEENIENIKKATLEEVKAFHKKYFGTASMRLVIVGDTDGANLNSSLKKSFKNWNGGVSEKLKFEEASKSNSKAEVVTIPEKPSAELFIGQFTGLKRADVDYIPFYIGNYTLGAGFAGRLMQTVRDNDGLTYNISSGIGGNIETGGYWYVNASFNPNLFQKGLDATMVQVNKWVKDGITKEELENKKTNLIGSFKVGMSTTSGMARTILNFIERGLEPNYIDQYPKDIEKATLQQVNDAIKKYVKLDKMIIIKSGSLDQSGNPLK from the coding sequence ATGAAAAAATCCATCCTTCTGGGCTGCTACTTATTGTTATTCTGTACACTTGTTTCTGCACAGAACACAGCAGTTAATTTTAAGAAAATAAAAGAATTAGGCGGAATAGAGGAATATTTGTACCAGCCAAACGGCATGAGCGTTTTGCTTTTGCAGGACAACGCTTCGCCAGTTGCAACAGTGCAGATTGTTTACCGTGTAGGTTCTAAACACGAAGTTTTAGGAAATACAGGATCAACGCATCTTTTGGAGCATTTAATGTTCAAAGGAACACCAACTTTCAACAAAAAGAACGGAAATACAATTACCGATGTTTTACAAAATACAGGAGCACAATTAAACGCCACAACCTGGTACGATCGTACGAACTATTTTGAAACACTGCCAAGCGATAAAATCGAACTGGCATTGCAGATCGAAGCTGACAGAATGCGAAATTCTTTATTATTAAAAGAAGATAAAGAAGCCGAAATGACGGTGGTGCGCAACGAATTTGAAAGAGGAGAAAACAACCCAAACAGTTTATTAGACAAGGAAATCTGGGCTTCGGCATATATTGCACATCCTTATCATCATTCCACAATCGGATGGAAATCGGATATTGAAAAAGCACCAATTGAAGTTTTAAAGAATTTCTATAATACCTATTACTGGCCAGATAATGCAACTTTAACCATTATTGGAGATTTTAAAAAAGACAACGTTTTTGAACTGATTGAAAAGTATTTTGGAAAAATCACAAAAGCGCCTCACGTAATGCCTCAGCCTTATACAGAAGAACCTCAACAATATGGTCCGCGTAAAATTGTGGTTAGAAAGCCTGGTGAATTGGGCGTTGTAAATAAAGCTTATAAAATTCCAGGCGCACTAAATGAAGATATGCCTGCCTTGAATATTTTAGCAGAAATTATTAGTTCCGGAGCTTCCTCAATTTTGAATAAAACATTTGTGGATACTCAAATGGGAATTTACGCTTATGCCAATGCGACAAACTTTAAAGAAGTAGGATTATTTACTATAGGCGTAGGATTTCCAGCGAGTTCAAAACACGAAGATATTGATGCTAAAATCAGCGAGGTGGTGGCTAAAATCCAAAAAGAGGGTGTAACTCAGGATGAGGTAAACAGAGTAGTAGCCAATATAAGTGCACAGACTGTTTTAGCCCGTGATGGTTCAGGTGTAATTGCATCAGAATTAAATGAAGCTATTGCCTCCGGCGACTGGACAGATTATGTAACGGGTGTTGAACGTTTGAAAAAAGTAACCCCTGCAGATGTGCTTTGTGTTGCCAATAAATATCTGGTGGAAGATCAGAGCACAACAGGTTATTTTATTCCGAAACAGTCTGGAAATCAAAATCAGGATACTGCAAAAGCAAACAACTTTATTCCTGAAAACGCCCCGTTTTATTACAGACATCCAAAAGTGGAACATACAGGCGAAGAAACAGCTTCAACTATTTCATCAGAACAAAAAAATACAATGAAAACTGCTTTTGATGATACCGTAATCGAGAAAACAGCTTCAGCTTATCAAAGAGAAAAAGTTTCGGGAATTGATGTGGTTTCTGTAAAAACTTCAGCTAAAGATTTTGTGACTGTTGCAGCGAGTATTTCATTAGGAAATTATGCAAGTGAGACTAAAAATGATATTATTCCAGCTTTGACAGCTTCGATGCTTTCAAAAGGAACAACGTTGAATGATAAGTTTAAATTCTCAGAAAAACTACAGAAATTAGGAGTGACTTTAAATGTAAATGCTTCGACTTTCAAAGTAAATATCGGGTTTAAGTGTTTGAAAAAAGATCTGGATCAGGTTATTGCTTTATTGGCTGAAGAATTGAGAACTCCTTTGTTTGATGCTAAAGAATTCGAAAATTTAAAGCAGCAGTTTATTGGGAATACACAACAGAGTTTAAATGATCCGGGAGAAAGGGGAGGTATCGCTTTATCTCAGTCTATTTATCCAAAAAACAATCCGAATTACAGTTTAAGCGTTGAAGAAAATATCGAAAATATCAAAAAAGCGACTTTAGAGGAAGTAAAAGCTTTCCATAAAAAATATTTTGGTACTGCATCAATGCGATTGGTTATTGTGGGAGATACAGACGGAGCGAATCTAAATTCATCTTTAAAAAAATCATTCAAAAACTGGAATGGCGGAGTATCAGAAAAGTTAAAATTTGAAGAAGCTTCAAAATCAAATTCAAAAGCAGAAGTAGTGACCATTCCGGAGAAACCAAGTGCCGAATTATTCATAGGACAATTTACAGGTTTAAAAAGAGCCGATGTAGATTATATTCCGTTCTACATTGGAAACTACACATTGGGAGCCGGATTTGCAGGACGTTTAATGCAGACTGTCCGTGATAACGATGGATTGACTTATAATATTTCATCGGGAATTGGAGGAAATATTGAAACGGGAGGTTACTGGTATGTAAACGCTTCTTTCAATCCTAATTTATTCCAAAAAGGTCTTGACGCTACAATGGTTCAGGTGAATAAATGGGTTAAAGACGGAATTACAAAAGAAGAACTGGAAAACAAGAAAACCAATTTAATTGGAAGTTTTAAAGTCGGAATGTCAACCACTAGCGGAATGGCAAGAACGATTTTAAATTTTATCGAAAGAGGTTTAGAACCAAATTATATTGACCAATATCCAAAAGACATTGAAAAAGCCACTTTACAGCAGGTAAATGATGCGATTAAAAAGTATGTTAAGCTGGATAAAATGATCATTATTAAATCAGGTTCTCTTGACCAAAGTGGGAATCCTTTGAAATAA
- a CDS encoding VOC family protein: MDLKFSHIDILVKDLQTACDYYSKILKAEISKKFVWQRDDLHVTYVVVKIGQEKFMLVQPFTGNLKNLLDSKGEGTIYRHCYSTPDIEAVYDELTDSGLQPEDENGNPLSKEQLNSPSGVRIIWLPKRFGEFSIEILEESGLEDFMNEAFF; the protein is encoded by the coding sequence ATGGACTTAAAATTTAGTCATATCGATATTTTAGTAAAAGATCTTCAAACTGCCTGCGATTATTATTCCAAAATACTCAAGGCAGAAATCTCAAAAAAGTTTGTCTGGCAAAGAGACGATCTTCATGTGACGTATGTCGTTGTAAAAATTGGACAGGAAAAATTCATGCTTGTACAACCTTTTACGGGAAATCTCAAAAATCTTCTGGACAGCAAAGGCGAAGGAACTATTTACCGTCATTGCTATTCAACTCCGGACATAGAAGCAGTTTATGACGAATTAACGGATTCCGGTCTTCAGCCGGAAGATGAAAATGGAAATCCTTTATCCAAAGAACAACTCAATTCTCCAAGTGGTGTACGAATCATCTGGTTACCCAAACGTTTCGGAGAATTTTCAATTGAAATACTGGAAGAATCGGGGCTGGAGGATTTTATGAATGAAGCTTTTTTTTAA